From one Desmodus rotundus isolate HL8 chromosome X, HLdesRot8A.1, whole genome shotgun sequence genomic stretch:
- the LOC112296299 gene encoding melanoma-associated antigen 10-like: MPRAPKRQRYMLEEDLPSQTEAQGHVDAEIPDAEEEDSSSSSSTCSSSFPSSFPSSSSSSSSSSSSPYPLVSSTPSTPEEVCGAAGGAPSPPQSPPSACPSTTSIATATPLSQPSSPKEEGPSTSQALPQTEVLPKYVIDDKVADLVRFLLLKYRKKELTTKAEMLSSIIKEYQNHFAVIFSEAFECMQLVYGIDVKEVDPTNHSYVLVTKLGLTYDGMVSNEHSMPKTGLLIFILSIIFVEGNCVPEEKIWEALNVMGLHAGREHCIYGEPRDLITKELVQEQYLVYQQVPNSDPTCYEFLWGPRAHAETSKMKVLEFLAQINETDPRSFPHWYEEALRDEEQRNQARTDTTDNTTAMASTRSCAM, translated from the coding sequence ATGCCTCGAGCTCCAAAACGACAACGCTACATGCTTGAGGAAGACCTTCCATCCCAAACGGAGGCACAGGGCCACGTGGATGCAGAGATCCCTGACGCTGAAGAAGAAGattcttcctcctcatcttccacctgctcctcctctttcccctcctctttcccttcctcttcctcctcttcttcttcctcctcttcctctccctatcCTCTAGTTTCAAGTACCCCTAGCACCCCAGAGGAGGTTTGTGGTGCTGCTGGTGGGGCACCAAGTCCTCCTCAGAGTCCTCCAAGTGCCTGCCCCTCTACCACTTCCATTGCCACTGCCACTCCATTGAGCCAACCCAGCAGCCCAAAAGAGGAGGGTCCAAGTACCTCTCAGGCCCTGCCACAAACAGAGGTTTTGCCAAAATACGTGATTGATGATAAGGTAGCTGATCTGGTTAGGTTCCTGCTCCTGAAGTATCGCAAAAAGGAGCTGACCACAAAGGCAGAAATGCTGAGTAGCATCATCAAAGAATACCAAAACCATTTTGCTGTAATCTTTAGTGAAGCCTTTGAGTGCATGCAGCTGGTTTATGGCATTGATGTGAAGGAAGTGGACCCGACCAACCACTCCTATGTCCTAGTCACTAAACTGGGACTCACCTATGATGGGATGGTGAGTAATGAGCATAGTATGCCCAAGACCGGCCTTCTGATATTTATCCTTAGTATAATCTTTGTCGAGGGTAATTGTGTACCTGAAGAGAAGATATGGGAAGCACTGAATGTAATGGGGTTGCATGCCGGGAGGGAACATTGCATCTATGGGGAGCCCAGGGATCTCATCACCAAAGAGTTGGTGCAGGAACAGTATCTGGTGTACCAGCAAGTGCCTAACAGCGATCCCACATGCTACGAGTTCCTGTGGGGTCCCAGGGCCCACGCTGAAACCAGCAAGATGAAAGTCCTGGAGTTTTTGGCCCAGATCAACGAGACTGACCCCAGATCCTTCCCACACTGGTATGAGGAGGCTTTGAGAGATGAGGAACAGAGAAACCAGGCCAGAACTGACACCACAGATAATACTACTGCCATGGCCAGTACAAGATCTTGTGCCATGTAA